A window of Cryomorphaceae bacterium genomic DNA:
TGTAAGTGATACGCTGTACGATAACTTCGGAATAACCTTTGGCCTTGTGCGAAAAACTGTTACGCTCATTCTGCTCACGCTTTTCTTTCTGATACTGCTCCTTGCAGGTTCGCTGAATTTCAAGGATATCATGTCGGACACAATGTTCAAGAATTCCACCCGGAGCGTAAAAACCTTTATGAACATTGAGCGGAGCATCGTGAAGTTCCTCAAGGTGAAGTTCTTTATGAGCCTTGGTACCGGTGTGGGTTTCACTTTGATTTGCCTGTTTTTCGACATTAGCTTCCCGCTGTTTTGGGGCTTGCTCGCTTTTGCCATCAATTTTGTGCAGATGATCGGCTCAGTGATATCCACAGTGCTGGCGGCCGTTTTTGTTTTTATCGAGAAGGACATGCCCGGTACAGCCCTGGGGATATCATTGCTTTTTGTGGGAGTTCAGGTTGTTTTTGGTTCTATTCTGGAGCCGATCCTCATGGGTCGCAGTTTTTCCATCAACATCATTGCCGTGCTGATTATGCTGATGTTCTGGGGGTTTTTGTGGGGCATCCCCGGCCTGATTCTCGCCATTCCGATTACGGCGTTGCTGAAAATTATTTTCGAGCAATTCTCCAATACCAAAGTGCTCGCGAGATTGATGTCGTAGTCCCTTTCGATTAATATTGGGTGTGGAGTGAATTGAATTTCCACAAAATCAATGCAGTCACAAAAAAGTGCTTTACACCGGAACTTTTTTAGCGCTTATGCGTAATAAGAGAGGATTTGGTTAATAGATTGGTTAACATGATTGGTTAGAACAAGCGCGGCCCGACGAAAGTCGGGCCGCGCTTGTTGTATAAAGAAGTATTCAGCGTTTACTTAATCTGAATAATGAGGTAACTTGTGGTACTCCAGAACAATTCGGGGTTGGTGATGATGAGCTTGTAGTCTTTGTCTGTTTCTCCTTCAAATGTGTAGGCTTCCGATGGGTGAGGTGAAAGCAGTTCGGCCTTTTTAGAACTCAGGTTGATTTCTGTAACCTCACGCTTGTCAATGGTCACAAAGTCATCCCGATTAAAATCCTGACGCATTTTTTTGCCCGCAATCAGTCCCGCACGCTCGGCAATATCCAATTCTTTCAGCTCTTTAAAGGTGCCTATTACGTAGTACACCTCGTTGGTTGTAGTGGTGAGCTGGTCGAGATTGGTTTGCGTTTTTCGGATCTCCGCAGCCAATTCCTCGTTCATCTTATTGAGAATATCAATGGTGAAATTAGCGGCAACCAGGTTTTGCTTGAGATCTTCAATTTGTTTGTCCTTTTCTACAATTTGCCTTTCCAGCCCGTCAACAATGTTCTTGTAGCGCCCAACTTCGCCTTTGTAGTTGGAAACGGTTTTGTTGAGCTGGGCAATCTGTTCTTTGTTGGCCTGCAGCAGGGCGTTGATGTCCTGAATTTCGGCTTCAATGGCCGCGCGTTGATCGGTAGAGAGTTCAATGTTTTTACTTTCCAGCCGAATGGTTTCCTCACTTTCGCGAATCATGGCGAGATTGCGCGAAATGGTGGCAAAGCTTTCATCAAATGCCACCAGTACAGAGTCTTTGTTTGCCGACTCCATTTCGAGCCGCGTTTTTTCGTGTTCCAGTTGTTCTATGCGCTGCTCAAGCTCCTGAGTGTTGCAAGACGCCAATAGTGCCAGTAACAGGCCGAGGGAAAGTAGGTTTTTCATGGTTGTTCTGTTTGACGCAAAGTTAACAGAAGCACCCATGCCAAAAACAGTGGATTACGAACTTTATTCACCGCTATTGGTGAATGATGCAAGGCTTATTCTCAGGGTTGCACAGCACCGCGGACATTCCAGTTAATGCTGGCTCCGGTGCGATTCAGAAAGCGCGACCACACCTGGTCGCTTTCAGCCCACATCCAGTCGCCATGCCCGTGCGCAGGCCCCGGATCGCAGCCGATGTAGCGGCCCTCTGTGGCCACCTGAAAACGAATGGTAACCCACAAAGGGTTGTCCTCGATAGCAATATTGATGGTATCTGGAATGGAGACAAAATTCCAGTTGTTGCGGTTCAATTGCGTGATGTTGGAGGAATAGACCAAATCGTTGGGACTTTGGGTTCCACCTTTGTAAACACGGACTTGTGAGCTAAGCGGCTCGCTGGCAACGTAAAACTGTATACCGGCCAGTTTTCCGCCTTGAAGATTCTGCTGATCGGCAGGAGAGAAGCGGGCACCTTGCTCGTACAATCCGGGCTCCAGTACAGGTGCATCCACATTGTAAGTGTCGTGATGAAGTGCTTCCAGTCCGGAAGGCAGCGAAGGAGCGTAGTTTCTGACCTCCTCCTCCTCATCGTCGCGGTTACACGCAACAGTTACCAGTAATAAAAGGGGAAGAGCAAGCCATCGGAGTTGAAAGTGATTCATAACGGTAAATTTTGGTAAAAGTACGACCCTCAAATAACATGCCCTTTAGGGCCAATCCCAAAGCTAATTGTTTACTGACTCATGTCATTTTTTAGAGCGGCCATGAATCATACTTTTGTCATTCAATGAATGAATTATGCCTGGAAAAGTAGCCGTCATTTACGCCAGCAGACGAGGAGGAACCCGCCTTTTTGTTGAGCGCCTCCAACAAGAGCTGGGTGCTGCTCAATGTGAGCTGTACGACCTCAAAGAAAATCCCTCACCAGTCATTGATTCTTCGGCAATCCGTGTGGTAGGTGGTCCGGTGTATGCCGGAAACATGCTCGAAGAAGTAAAAAAGTATTGCGAAAGCCAGCAGCAGGCGCTTTTGCAAAGTCGCCTGGCACTCTTTATGTGCGGAATGAATGAGCCGGCATTTGCAGAGCAGCTTAAAAATGCGTTCCCGGAACCATTGCAGCAACACGCTTTTTGTGTGAAAGCAGTTGGAGGGGCTTTTGATTTTGATAAACTCAATTGGTTTGAGCGATTCCTGGTAAAACGAATTTCGGGCGTGCGAAAAAGTACGGCACACTACCTGGAAGACAATATTGGCGCACTGGTAGGCGCAGTAAAGGCCGAAATGACCCAACCCTGAACCATCATGAAGAAATCATTCTCCATTCTATTGCTGGCATTTTTCTGGGCTTTGACGGGCATTGCCCAGGATGCGGGCGAGATTATCCGCAAAATGGAAGATCGCATGCGCGGCGACGAAGTGTATATGGAGGTTACCATGGAAATTGTACGCCCCCGCTATACCCGCAGCATGAGCATGAAAAGCTGGGCCCTGGGCGAAGACTATTCGTTGATTCTTGTGACAGCACCGGCGCGCGATCGCGGTATTGCCTACCTCAAGCGCGACAAGGAAATCTGGAACTGGATGCCTTCCATTGACCGGCTCATTAAATTGCCACCTTCCATGATGTCGCAATCGTGGATGGGGAGCGATTTTACCAACGACGACCTCGTGCGCGAAAGCTCAACCATCACCGATTACGAACACAAACTGCTGGGGCAGGAAGAAACAGGTGGATACATGTGCTACAAAATTGAGATGATTCCCAAGCCTCACGCAGCGGTGGTTTGGGGCAAAGTATGGGTTTGGGTTTCCTCTGAACACTACTTTCAGCTACGTACTGAGCAATACGACGAACGTATGGAGTTGGTGAATACCATTGTTTTCAGTGATGTAAAAGACCTCGGCGGAAGGGATATTCCTGCACGCATGGAACTCACTCCGCACGATAAAAAAGGACATAAAACCGTGCTGGTTCAGGAATCGGCCGATTTTAGTCCGGGCCTCGACGTATCTTTCTTCTCCATTCAAAACCTGCAACGCGTACGATAATTCTATGTGTAAACCGGCAAATACCCATAGCGCATGTTCACCTTAATCGTTTTGGCATGGCGCAATCTTTGGCGCAACAAACGCCGCACATGGATCACCGTATTCTCGGTGGTTTTTGCGGTTTTCCTGGCTATTACACTCGAGTCGGTTGACAGGGGCTCGCAAGAGCAAATGGTGGAGAATGTGGTTGGTTTCTCAACCGGATACATCCGAATTCAGGATACGCTTTTCAAAGAAGAGCCCTCCATTGACAATACCATGTTTTACAGTGATGAACTGGAGAAGGCCCTGCTTGAGGAATTTCCGGCCATCGATTACCTCGTGCCTCGCATCGAAAGCCACGCACTGGCAGCAGGCGAAACCAAGTCGAGGGTGGTATTGCTTATGGGAATTGACCCCGGGCAGGAAACGCGCTTCAACGATGTGCGTCATCGCTTACGCGAGGGCAGTTATTTTGAAGAGGGTAGTGGCACTGCGCTCATTGGCCTGGGGCTGGCCCAAAATCTAGAGCTCGGTGTGGGCGACACACTCGTCATGCTCGGTCAGGGTTTTCACGGCATGACAGCTGCCGGAAAATGGCCCGTGGGCGGAATTATCCATCACCCGGTACCCGAACTCAACGAAATGATTGTGTACCTCACCATCGATGATGCACAGTGGTTCTTTATGGCCGACGATCGCCTTACTTCGCTGATGGTTACTCCGCGCAATCATTCGCGCCACAAGCAGCTTGCAGATGCCCTGGCGGCATCTTCACTACTCCATGACTACAGTGTATATACCTGGGAGGAATTGCAACCTGAACTGGTTCGTACCATTGCCTTCGACCAGGCGGGTACCAAAATATTTTTGCTCATCCTGTATGTGGTCATTGCTTTTGGAATATTCGGAACGGTGCTCACCATGACCCTTGAGCGCGAACGAGAATTCGGAATGCTCATAAGCCTCGGGCTTCACCGCTGGAAACTGGGATTGGTGGTCTTTGTAGAAACACTTATCATCAACGGAATGGGGGTGCTCATCGGAGCGCTTTTGTCGCTTCCGGTGATATTCTATTTCTATTTCAACCCCATTGGCCTCGGCGTAGAACTGGAGTCGCTCATGGCCGAGTACGGAATGGATGCGGTGCTGCCTTTCTCACTCGACCCACGCATTTTTACCGAGCAGGGCACCATGGTGTTTTTCATCAGTATGGTGATTGTGGCCTATCCGCTTAGCAGAATAATGACATTGAACATACTCGATGCTTCACGAAAATAAGACACCATGATACTGCGAATGGCATGGAGAAATATCTGGCGCAATAAGTTGCGGAGCATCACCATTATGATGGCCGTGGCGCTGGGACTTACGGCCGGAGTGTTTGCCTCGGCCATGATCAACGGAATGATGCAGTCCAGATTTCACGAGTTTATTGAAAACCAAATTTCCCACCTTCAGTTGCATCATCCCGATTTTGTGGGTCAGCAGGAAGTGTATCAGCACACCGGTGTGCCACGCGACCAACTCGACCGGGTACTGGAAAACCCAATGGTTCGCGCGGCTACTGTTCGCACAAAAGTACACAGCATGATTGCATCGGCCACCTATACGGGCGGAGTTGAGCTGATGGGAGTACTGCCTGAAAATGAAAAGCAAACCACCGGTTTTCACAACAATGTGGTGGAAGGAAATTACCTCGAAAAGCACGGTACCAATGAAATCCTGTTGGGGAGCGCCCTCGCCGAAAAAATGCGCGTGCAGGTGGGTTCCCGGGTGGTGCTCACGTTTCAGGATGTTGACCACAACATGGTCAGCGCGGCCTTCCTGGTTACCGGTCTGTATGAAACGGGCTACACCCGCTATGATGAGAGTTTTGCACTCGTTCACATGGATTATCTCAACAACCAGATTAATATTGGAAATTCGTTTCACGAGATGGCCCTTCTGCTCACCGATATTGATCACATCCCCGCCATGACAAAAGAATTGGAAGTGATGTTTCCCGGTTTGCACGTGCGCGCCTGGAACGAAGTGAGCCCGGAGATGAGCGTTCTGGTTGAAGCGGGCGATGTATTTGCCTACATTTTTCTTGTGATTATCCTGCTCGGACTCGCCTTTGGACTCCTCAATACCATGCTGATGGCCGTGTACGAGCGCACCCGCGAAATCGGTATGATGATGGCCATTGGCATGAACAAGCAGCGCATTTTTGCACTCATTCTTTTCGAAACCCTTGCGCTATCGTTGGTTGGAGGAGTATTCGGAATTGTGGGCTCCTGGGCTATTGTTTCGTGGGTGAGCAGGGTAGGAATTGACCTGTCTGCCTTTGACGATGTGATGAAAGAAATCGGCTTCTCGCCGGTAATTTACCCCGTACTGGAGACTGCTTTTTTCATCACGCTGATCTTGTTTGTGATGCTCACGGCTTTGATTGCTTCCATATACCCTTCACTGAGGGCCATGCGCCTCAATCCCGCTGAATCCGCCAAAAGATAGAATTGCTATGTCTGTAATCCGCACCCAAAACCTCACCCGCATCTACAACCCCGACGAAGTGCCGGTGTACGCTCTGAACGATGTTACCCTGAGCTTTGAGGAAAAAGAGTTCACCTGCGTGATTGGTCCATCGGGCTCGGGGAAATCCACCTTGCTCAATATGATTGGCGGGCTGGACAAACCCACATCGGGAGAGGTGTATGTGGACGAGCAGCGTATTGATAAAATGTCTGAAAACAAGTTGATTGACTTTAGGTTGCAGCACATAGGCTTTGTTTTTCAGTATTTCAACCTTATACCTGTACTTACAGCCTATGAAAATGCTGCTTTTATCATGCAGCTTCAGGGCAGACCCGAGTCTGAGATCCGCGAGCGTGTGACCACTTTGCTTGATGAGGTAGGCCTCTCCAAACGGATGGATTACCGCCCTGCACAGCTTTCGGGAGGTGAGCAGCAGCGTGTGGCTGTGGTGCGGGCCATGGCATCCAAACCCCGGTTTATTCTGGCCGATGAACCCACGGCCAACCTCGATTCCAAAGCAGCCTTTCGGTTGCTTGATATCATGGCACAACTCAATGATGAGGAGGGAATAACCTTTATTTTCTCTACCCACGATCAGCGGGTGATTGACCGCGTGCGACGCGTGGTTAAAATGGTGGATGGCAAAATTGACGAAGACGTTGTGCGGTGAGTTTGCGTTGCGTCACGTTGTGGGTAGCATGGCTGATATCAGGAGTACTCAGCGCTCAGACCTACCCGGAGGCTCCGAGGCTCGACGGTTATGTGAAGTACCTTCCGTCGTTGAGGCTCTCGAGCGACCTCGAT
This region includes:
- a CDS encoding outer membrane lipoprotein-sorting protein → MKKSFSILLLAFFWALTGIAQDAGEIIRKMEDRMRGDEVYMEVTMEIVRPRYTRSMSMKSWALGEDYSLILVTAPARDRGIAYLKRDKEIWNWMPSIDRLIKLPPSMMSQSWMGSDFTNDDLVRESSTITDYEHKLLGQEETGGYMCYKIEMIPKPHAAVVWGKVWVWVSSEHYFQLRTEQYDERMELVNTIVFSDVKDLGGRDIPARMELTPHDKKGHKTVLVQESADFSPGLDVSFFSIQNLQRVR
- a CDS encoding ABC transporter permease translates to MFTLIVLAWRNLWRNKRRTWITVFSVVFAVFLAITLESVDRGSQEQMVENVVGFSTGYIRIQDTLFKEEPSIDNTMFYSDELEKALLEEFPAIDYLVPRIESHALAAGETKSRVVLLMGIDPGQETRFNDVRHRLREGSYFEEGSGTALIGLGLAQNLELGVGDTLVMLGQGFHGMTAAGKWPVGGIIHHPVPELNEMIVYLTIDDAQWFFMADDRLTSLMVTPRNHSRHKQLADALAASSLLHDYSVYTWEELQPELVRTIAFDQAGTKIFLLILYVVIAFGIFGTVLTMTLEREREFGMLISLGLHRWKLGLVVFVETLIINGMGVLIGALLSLPVIFYFYFNPIGLGVELESLMAEYGMDAVLPFSLDPRIFTEQGTMVFFISMVIVAYPLSRIMTLNILDASRK
- a CDS encoding ABC transporter permease — protein: MILRMAWRNIWRNKLRSITIMMAVALGLTAGVFASAMINGMMQSRFHEFIENQISHLQLHHPDFVGQQEVYQHTGVPRDQLDRVLENPMVRAATVRTKVHSMIASATYTGGVELMGVLPENEKQTTGFHNNVVEGNYLEKHGTNEILLGSALAEKMRVQVGSRVVLTFQDVDHNMVSAAFLVTGLYETGYTRYDESFALVHMDYLNNQINIGNSFHEMALLLTDIDHIPAMTKELEVMFPGLHVRAWNEVSPEMSVLVEAGDVFAYIFLVIILLGLAFGLLNTMLMAVYERTREIGMMMAIGMNKQRIFALILFETLALSLVGGVFGIVGSWAIVSWVSRVGIDLSAFDDVMKEIGFSPVIYPVLETAFFITLILFVMLTALIASIYPSLRAMRLNPAESAKR
- a CDS encoding AI-2E family transporter, which codes for MDFKSLHTTNRLLMIIAVPVVFYILKLLSFIFVPLLLAVFISLIFMPMARGLARRNVPHVLSLLLVLIIITATIFVSIKVVQLSGQEIVAGKSEFYQNLDQKVGSFIVPYARMLGISADTYDSAIKSILTDPRVSDTLYDNFGITFGLVRKTVTLILLTLFFLILLLAGSLNFKDIMSDTMFKNSTRSVKTFMNIERSIVKFLKVKFFMSLGTGVGFTLICLFFDISFPLFWGLLAFAINFVQMIGSVISTVLAAVFVFIEKDMPGTALGISLLFVGVQVVFGSILEPILMGRSFSINIIAVLIMLMFWGFLWGIPGLILAIPITALLKIIFEQFSNTKVLARLMS
- a CDS encoding ABC transporter ATP-binding protein — encoded protein: MSVIRTQNLTRIYNPDEVPVYALNDVTLSFEEKEFTCVIGPSGSGKSTLLNMIGGLDKPTSGEVYVDEQRIDKMSENKLIDFRLQHIGFVFQYFNLIPVLTAYENAAFIMQLQGRPESEIRERVTTLLDEVGLSKRMDYRPAQLSGGEQQRVAVVRAMASKPRFILADEPTANLDSKAAFRLLDIMAQLNDEEGITFIFSTHDQRVIDRVRRVVKMVDGKIDEDVVR